The Chanos chanos chromosome 16, fChaCha1.1, whole genome shotgun sequence genome has a window encoding:
- the grk6 gene encoding G protein-coupled receptor kinase 6 — protein sequence MELENIVANTVLLKAREGGGGNRKGKSKKWKQMLQFPHISLCEELRQSIEKDYNSLCEKQPIGRMLFRQFCDTRPELKCCVEFLDAVAEYEVTPDERRRECGQELLEKYFNPKSENYVPEVSEEMVSKCAGRLQQEACKELFMECTKLIHDYLSVAPFADYLDSMFFNRFLQWKWLERQPVTKNTFRQYRVLGKGGFGEVCACQVRATGKMYACKKLEKKRIKKRKGEAMALNEKQILEKVNSRFVVSLAYAYETKDALCLVLTLMNGGDLKFHIYHMGEAGFEENRAVFYAAEICCGLEDLHRERIVYRDLKPENILLDDHGHIRISDLGLAVHVPEGQTIKGRVGTVGYMAPEVVKNERYTFSPDWWALGCLLYEMIEGQSPFQQRKKKIKREEVERLVREVEEEYSSKFSDDAKSLCKMLLAKDPSERLGCQGGGASEVKAHPIFRSINFKRLEAGMLEAPFIPDPQAIYCKDVLDIEQFSTVKGVELEPKDESFYSKVSTGSVPIPWQNEMIESECFKELNVLHLDGTVPPDLDWRGQPSPPPKQGLLQRLFGRQECCGNCSDSDEEPTRL from the exons agaaagactaCAACAGCCTTTGCGAGAAGCAGCCAATTGGACGGATGCTTTTCCGGCAGTTCTGCGACACCAGGCCCGAACTCAAATGCTGCGTGGAGTTTCTGGACGCCGTG GCTGAATACGAAGTGACTCCAGACGAGAGGAGACGAGAGTGTGGACAGGAACTTCTGGAAAAATACTTCAACCCAAAG tcaGAGAATTATGTACCTGAGGTTTCTGAGGAGATGGTGTCCAAATGCGCTGGACGCCTGCAGCAGGAGGCGTGTAAAGAACTTTTCATGGAGTGCACCAA GCTGATCCATGACTATCTGAGTGTGGCTCCCTTCGCCGACTACCTCGACAGTATGTTCTTCAACCGCTTCTTACAGTGGAAATGGCTGGAGAG gCAACCTGTGACGAAGAACACGTTTCGGCAGTACAGGGTGCTGGGTAAAGGTGGATTTGGGGAG GTGTGCGCGTGCCAGGTGCGGGCGACAGGAAAGATGTACGCCTGTAAAAAGCTGGAGAAGAAGAGGATtaagaagaggaaaggagaggccATGGCCCTGAATGAGAAACAGATCTTGGAGAAAGTGAACAGTCGGTTTGTA GTGAGTTTGGCTTACGCGTATGAGACTAAAGACGCGCTCTGCTTGGTCCTCACGTTAATGAACGGGGGAGATCTGAAGTTTCACATCTACCACATGGGCGAGGCGGGATTCGAGGAGAACAGAGCGGTCTTCTACGCCGCAGAGATCTGCTGCGGACTTGAGgacctccacagagagagaatcgtctacag GGACCTGAAGCCAGAGAATATTCTGCTAGATGACCACG GTCACATCCGCATATCGGACCTGGGCTTGGCCGTGCACGTGCCTGAGGGTCAGACCATCAAAGGTCGCGTTGGGACCGTCGGTTACATGG CACCGGAGGTGGTGAAGAACGAGCGTTACACGTTCAGTCCTGACTGGTGGGCATTGGGCTGTCTGCTCTACGAGATGATCGAGGGCCAGTCGCCGTTccagcagaggaagaagaaaatcaaacgggaggaggtggagaggctCGTccgggaggtggaggaggagtatTCCAGCAAGTTCTCCGACGACGCCAAGTCCCTCTGCAAGATG CTGTTGGCCAAAGACCCCAGTGAGAGGCTGGGCTGTCAGGGGGGCGGAGCGTCAGAGGTGAAGGCCCACCCCATCTTCCGCTCCATCAACTTCAAACGGCTGGAGGCGGGGATGCTGGAGGCCCCCTTCATACCTGAC CCCCAGGCTATCTACTGTAAGGACGTTCTGGACATTGAGCAGTTCTCCACCGTGAAGGGAGTGGAGCTGGAGCCCAAAGACGAGTCTTTCTACAGCAAAGTGTCCACGGGCAGTGTCCCCATACCGTGGCAGAATGAG ATGATTGAATCCGAGTGCTTCAAGGAGCTCAACGTGCTACATTTGGACGGGACGGTACCTCCGGACCTGGACTGGCGGGGCCAGCCGTCACCCCCTCCTAAACAGGGATTGCTCCAGAGGCTTTTTGGGAGACAG gaaTGCTGTGGAAattgtagtgacagtgatgaagagCCCACGCGACTGTGA